The Virgibacillus dokdonensis genome includes a window with the following:
- the msrB gene encoding peptide-methionine (R)-S-oxide reductase MsrB: MMNATATVKEYATFAGGCFWCMVEPFDQRPGIIRITAGYTGGSVENPTYEEVCSNATGHVEAVQIEFNPSIISYKKLLDTFWKQIDPTDPHGQFNDRGESYTTVIFYHTDQQRREAEASKKELEASEKFAKPIATKIVPAKTFYPAEKHHQDYYKKQGFHYRLYKKGSGREDFIKKHWKNRYDQNELKQKLTPIQYHVTQENGTEPPFQNEYWDKQEEGIYVDIVSGEPLFSSKDKYDAGCGWPSFTKPIDRYHIAEKTDISHGMIRTEIRSKEADSHLGHVFEDGPKDQGGLRYCMNSAAMRFIPKDKLVEEGYGEYVTLFTD; this comes from the coding sequence ATGATGAATGCTACAGCTACAGTAAAAGAATATGCAACCTTTGCTGGAGGATGTTTTTGGTGTATGGTAGAGCCGTTTGATCAACGTCCTGGAATTATCCGAATTACAGCTGGATATACAGGAGGGTCTGTGGAGAACCCAACGTATGAAGAAGTATGTTCTAATGCAACAGGACATGTGGAGGCAGTTCAAATTGAATTTAATCCAAGTATTATTAGCTATAAAAAGTTATTGGATACATTCTGGAAACAGATAGATCCAACAGACCCTCATGGTCAATTTAATGACCGTGGTGAGTCTTATACAACGGTGATATTCTATCATACAGACCAGCAAAGACGAGAAGCAGAAGCTTCCAAAAAGGAACTAGAAGCTAGTGAAAAATTTGCTAAACCAATTGCGACTAAAATTGTCCCTGCCAAAACCTTTTATCCTGCAGAAAAACACCATCAGGATTATTATAAGAAGCAAGGCTTTCATTATCGTCTATACAAAAAGGGTTCAGGTAGAGAGGATTTTATTAAGAAGCATTGGAAAAACAGATACGATCAAAATGAACTAAAACAAAAGCTTACACCTATACAATATCATGTGACCCAAGAAAATGGCACAGAACCACCATTTCAAAATGAATATTGGGATAAACAAGAAGAAGGGATTTATGTAGATATCGTTTCTGGTGAACCATTATTCTCATCTAAGGATAAGTATGATGCTGGTTGCGGTTGGCCAAGTTTTACTAAGCCTATAGACCGTTACCACATTGCAGAGAAAACGGACATATCGCACGGAATGATACGTACAGAAATCCGCAGTAAGGAGGCAGACTCGCATTTGGGACATGTATTTGAAGATGGTCCCAAAGATCAAGGAGGCCTTCGTTATTGTATGAATTCTGCTGCTATGCGCTTTATCCCAAAAGATAAGTTGGTCGAAGAAGGCTATGGAGAATATGTAACCTTATTCACTGATTGA
- a CDS encoding DUF6501 family protein, whose product MIHLNWENQKSIKQLKCVHANAKKFVVNNKLTPGKIYDVKNETDEFYFIIDNSKRIGGFRKEYFEEVN is encoded by the coding sequence ATGATTCATTTAAATTGGGAAAACCAAAAATCGATTAAGCAATTAAAATGTGTTCATGCAAATGCAAAAAAGTTTGTAGTGAATAACAAATTAACACCTGGAAAGATATATGATGTAAAAAATGAAACAGATGAGTTTTATTTTATTATTGATAACAGTAAACGCATCGGCGGATTTCGAAAAGAATATTTTGAAGAAGTAAATTAA
- a CDS encoding DUF362 domain-containing protein — protein sequence MAFVITSPCKEEKSGECVEVCPVDCIEEGKDMFYIDPDICIDCGACEAVCPVEAIYMEDEVPEEETEYIALNRKFFEEQ from the coding sequence TTGGCTTTTGTAATTACATCACCATGTAAAGAAGAAAAATCGGGAGAATGTGTGGAAGTATGCCCTGTTGATTGTATAGAAGAAGGAAAAGATATGTTTTATATTGACCCTGATATATGTATAGATTGCGGTGCATGTGAAGCTGTATGCCCTGTAGAAGCAATTTATATGGAGGATGAAGTTCCTGAAGAGGAAACAGAATATATAGCTTTAAATCGCAAGTTTTTTGAAGAACAATAA
- a CDS encoding acylphosphatase gives MRIHAIFHGRVQGVGFRYSAKQKALELDVHGWVKNKEDGTVELEAEGNEAHIRKFMGALINGLNPFIKVTHIDQKLLYNEAGYSTFSVK, from the coding sequence ATGCGTATACATGCGATTTTTCATGGAAGAGTGCAAGGCGTGGGTTTTCGCTATTCTGCTAAACAGAAAGCTCTTGAATTAGATGTTCACGGATGGGTGAAAAATAAGGAGGATGGCACGGTTGAATTAGAAGCTGAAGGCAATGAAGCTCATATAAGAAAGTTTATGGGCGCTTTAATAAACGGATTGAATCCCTTTATTAAAGTAACTCATATTGATCAAAAATTACTTTATAATGAAGCTGGTTATTCAACTTTTTCTGTCAAATAA
- a CDS encoding FAD-dependent oxidoreductase: MVDNHLPNHSQSFWRETSTIPKYPSLDTSIQTEVGIVGGGITGITTAYLLSKKNVKVTLIDANPILKGTTGHTTAKITAQHGLIYDELIQHFGIEQATLYYKAMDEAKQLIENNINDLQIDCDFCHEDAFLYTNLDSWKRDLEKEKDAYDQIGIESEITKDTPLKFPMKLALQMKNQALFHPLKYLSELLKESIRNGLTVYENTVAVDIESDRSNPSIITKDGHRIKCDYIIAASHFPFYDRDSFYFTRMYAERAYVLAMQSKEKYPGGMYINAESPTRSVRTTTWKGRDLWLISGENHKAGQGKPMHEHFKALQSFTNENFEVASYDFRWSAQDLTTLDKVPYIGRIKSSTPNILVATGYRKWGMTNGTAAANMLTKIIVNKASEYTKLFDPARFKADPTIKKFVKTNTDTAKQMVKGKLDNTNNHLDINQLQADQATVTRINGNRAGVYKDKKNQIYIVDTTCTHLKCEVEWNSGERSWDCPCHGSRFSYTGEVLNGPANKPLKHIDPNKLK; the protein is encoded by the coding sequence ATGGTTGATAACCACTTGCCGAATCACTCACAATCATTTTGGCGTGAAACATCTACAATACCTAAATATCCATCCTTAGATACCTCCATTCAAACAGAAGTTGGGATCGTTGGAGGAGGAATAACCGGAATTACAACAGCATATTTATTATCTAAAAAAAATGTAAAAGTTACATTAATTGATGCGAATCCAATTTTAAAAGGAACAACGGGTCATACAACAGCTAAAATTACTGCACAACATGGTCTGATTTATGATGAGCTTATACAGCACTTTGGTATAGAACAAGCTACTCTTTATTATAAAGCTATGGATGAGGCTAAGCAATTAATTGAAAACAATATAAATGATCTACAAATAGATTGCGATTTTTGCCATGAAGATGCTTTTCTTTACACCAATCTAGATTCTTGGAAGCGTGATTTAGAAAAAGAAAAGGATGCCTATGACCAAATTGGTATTGAGAGTGAAATAACAAAGGATACCCCCCTAAAATTTCCGATGAAATTAGCTTTACAAATGAAGAATCAAGCTCTATTTCATCCGTTAAAGTACTTAAGCGAATTACTAAAAGAAAGTATAAGGAATGGGTTAACGGTCTATGAAAATACAGTAGCTGTAGATATTGAAAGTGATCGCTCAAACCCCTCCATTATAACGAAAGATGGTCATCGTATAAAGTGTGATTATATTATTGCTGCATCTCATTTTCCTTTTTATGATCGAGACAGCTTTTATTTTACTAGAATGTACGCAGAACGTGCTTATGTGCTGGCGATGCAATCTAAGGAAAAGTATCCTGGTGGAATGTACATTAATGCAGAATCACCAACAAGATCTGTTCGCACTACAACATGGAAGGGAAGAGATTTATGGTTAATAAGTGGGGAAAATCACAAAGCTGGCCAAGGTAAACCTATGCACGAACATTTTAAAGCATTACAATCATTTACGAATGAAAACTTTGAAGTAGCATCATATGATTTTCGCTGGTCAGCGCAGGATTTAACAACATTGGATAAAGTTCCTTATATTGGTCGTATAAAAAGTTCAACACCTAACATACTCGTTGCGACAGGGTACCGTAAGTGGGGAATGACGAACGGCACCGCTGCTGCAAATATGCTAACAAAGATCATTGTTAACAAAGCAAGTGAGTATACGAAACTTTTTGATCCGGCCCGATTTAAAGCAGATCCCACGATAAAAAAGTTTGTGAAAACGAATACAGATACAGCTAAGCAGATGGTGAAAGGAAAATTAGATAATACGAATAACCATTTGGATATTAATCAATTGCAAGCAGATCAAGCAACCGTTACACGAATTAATGGAAATCGAGCTGGTGTCTATAAAGACAAGAAAAACCAAATATATATTGTTGATACAACATGTACACACTTAAAATGTGAAGTCGAATGGAATTCCGGAGAACGCAGTTGGGATTGTCCGTGTCATGGTTCAAGATTTTCATATACAGGCGAAGTTTTGAATGGACCTGCGAACAAACCTTTAAAACATATCGATCCAAATAAATTAAAGTGA
- a CDS encoding helix-turn-helix domain-containing protein: MVGDKLIDIGSIIKLQRTKRNMTQEELSEGIVSLSYLSKIENKKTKASPEIIQLLCNRLEIELTEKLDVEIEEKCQEWYGMLYDRFDKQKISEIYEELQQLLGRSINDQTLMFEIHKIRYYCIMRDLKKALCKINELHEMASSFNPIHKYYWHKFQGNYYSFKTYHHQAIQHYKLAEETISFANIQEHETADLQYIISIEHSKLWNDLESIEYAKKAMGIFQKNYNFIRCAQCHILLGIAHHRIKNLDKATKNYNLALQLGELKNNEDVVHLAHYNLGYLHSITGNSEKAIEHYLIAIQNNNFKEKTKLVSLIRLIQEFYLVGDYKKAKNYLDQTTLVLKTYINDYNEYTDDLHDYVIKVYTHLLNGETKQFISVLANDFIPYLEKKRNYEYLAFYAKMLGNHLEKSGKYKTSLQYYKLANSSYEKLFNL; this comes from the coding sequence TTGGTAGGTGATAAATTGATAGATATAGGTTCTATTATCAAATTACAGCGAACCAAGCGCAATATGACACAAGAGGAATTGTCAGAAGGCATTGTTTCATTATCCTACTTATCAAAAATAGAAAATAAGAAGACAAAAGCTAGTCCTGAAATTATTCAATTGCTTTGTAACCGATTAGAGATTGAGCTTACGGAAAAGCTAGATGTAGAAATTGAAGAAAAATGTCAAGAGTGGTACGGAATGCTTTATGACCGATTCGATAAACAGAAAATATCAGAAATATATGAAGAATTGCAGCAGTTGCTGGGCCGAAGTATTAATGATCAGACACTCATGTTTGAGATTCATAAAATTCGTTATTACTGTATTATGCGGGATCTTAAAAAAGCATTATGTAAAATTAACGAACTCCATGAGATGGCAAGTTCATTTAACCCTATACATAAATATTATTGGCATAAATTTCAAGGAAACTATTACTCATTTAAAACGTACCACCATCAAGCTATACAACATTATAAATTAGCAGAAGAAACTATCAGTTTTGCAAATATTCAAGAACATGAAACAGCAGATCTGCAATATATCATATCTATAGAACATAGTAAATTATGGAATGATCTTGAGAGTATTGAATATGCAAAAAAGGCAATGGGAATTTTTCAAAAAAACTACAATTTTATTCGCTGTGCTCAATGCCATATCCTATTGGGGATTGCGCACCATAGAATTAAGAATTTAGATAAGGCTACCAAAAATTATAACTTGGCATTACAATTGGGAGAATTAAAAAACAATGAAGATGTAGTTCATCTAGCACATTACAATCTGGGTTACCTGCATTCAATAACTGGAAATTCAGAAAAAGCAATCGAACATTATCTAATTGCAATACAAAATAATAACTTTAAAGAAAAAACTAAATTAGTATCCCTAATTCGATTAATTCAAGAGTTTTATTTAGTTGGGGATTATAAAAAAGCCAAGAACTATTTGGATCAAACAACATTAGTTTTGAAAACATATATTAATGATTATAACGAATATACTGATGATTTACACGACTATGTTATCAAAGTATATACACATTTATTAAATGGAGAAACTAAACAATTTATATCTGTATTAGCTAATGATTTTATACCTTACCTAGAGAAAAAAAGAAATTATGAGTATTTAGCTTTTTATGCAAAAATGTTAGGTAACCATTTAGAGAAAAGTGGTAAGTATAAAACATCTTTACAATATTATAAATTAGCTAATAGCAGTTATGAGAAATTATTTAATTTATAA
- a CDS encoding GNAT family N-acetyltransferase, protein MEMPIKFIEGRRIYLRPIEDEDEDVPMLYANLWDHEERRFTGTQAKFSLKGVEQFITSAANDQTRMDLLICLQENDLCIGDIAMSDIDWQNRHASVRIAIFNKAYWGNGYGTEAMEQLINYGFEQLNLHRIELEVFDFNTRARKSYEKLGFKQEGIRREVLFYDE, encoded by the coding sequence ATGGAAATGCCAATAAAATTTATAGAAGGAAGGCGTATATATCTTCGTCCGATTGAAGATGAAGACGAAGACGTCCCCATGTTGTATGCAAATCTTTGGGATCATGAAGAAAGACGGTTTACAGGAACACAAGCTAAATTTAGTCTTAAAGGTGTAGAACAGTTTATTACCTCTGCTGCTAATGATCAGACTAGAATGGATCTGTTAATTTGTCTACAAGAGAATGATCTATGCATTGGCGATATAGCAATGAGTGATATTGACTGGCAAAATAGACATGCTTCCGTACGAATTGCTATATTTAACAAAGCATATTGGGGTAATGGATATGGGACAGAAGCAATGGAACAATTAATAAACTATGGATTTGAACAATTAAATTTACATCGAATAGAATTAGAGGTCTTTGACTTTAATACAAGAGCAAGGAAATCGTATGAAAAACTAGGGTTCAAACAAGAAGGGATTCGACGAGAAGTATTGTTTTATGATGAGTAG
- a CDS encoding gamma-glutamylcyclotransferase family protein produces the protein MTTYYVFCYGTLRKNQANHHVLSGAICISEYCWVKGTLFDTKRGYPVLHKIDKLDAVYGELYQVDKAGLHLLDELEGYTSCEANDNLYERMIQTVFTKQGELDAFVYIEGKNQSMCEMYIKSGDWNTYCSQEQ, from the coding sequence ATGACAACTTATTACGTATTTTGTTATGGTACATTACGAAAAAATCAAGCTAACCATCATGTATTAAGCGGAGCAATTTGTATTTCAGAGTATTGTTGGGTAAAAGGGACACTGTTTGATACGAAAAGAGGCTATCCCGTCTTACATAAGATCGATAAATTGGATGCAGTGTATGGTGAGCTGTACCAAGTTGATAAAGCTGGATTACATCTTTTAGATGAACTGGAAGGATATACAAGCTGTGAAGCAAATGATAACTTGTATGAACGCATGATACAAACTGTCTTTACAAAGCAGGGGGAATTGGACGCATTTGTGTATATAGAAGGAAAAAATCAATCTATGTGTGAAATGTATATTAAATCTGGAGATTGGAATACCTATTGTTCGCAGGAACAGTAA
- a CDS encoding IS3 family transposase (programmed frameshift) produces MSKRRSKHTLDERIEAVLRVIEGMASVSTIAKEYAVDRTTINSWVRKYEADGVDGLKEARTWKKYSGELKREAVEFYLNGEGSLRMTCEKFNISSNSVLRQWINQYTSGKEIKSTSKGRETMTKGRKTTLQERIEIVQYTIANEHNYHEAAKKYNVSYQQVYSWLRKYEKDGKQGLQDRRGKTLETKASFTEEEKLQLRIKELEHRNQYLEAENGLLKKLKGNRKGDGTARLGKHLAKFQAIHDYHKETTIPILLLCEILDVSRSGYYKWLKHEPTEGQRENEWLMKKVKEEFRKYNGNFGYRRITMVINRKYKKQYDEKRIRRLMIQMGLKSHIRRSNGYSTKTSYINIEENILNREFTAENPNEKWVTDITHLTYGFGNKAYLSAIKDLYDGSIVAYQVGRYNDNPLVMNTLKEAIKANPDAAPLIHSDRGSQYTSKEYRYLTAEAGMKRSMSRVGNCIDNAPIESFFGHFKCEIYDLKNYKNFEELEKDIDKYITFYNEERYQKRLNSLAPLEYRRQAVA; encoded by the exons ATGTCTAAAAGAAGAAGTAAACATACGTTAGATGAAAGAATCGAGGCGGTATTACGTGTGATTGAGGGGATGGCGTCTGTCAGTACGATTGCTAAAGAATACGCTGTTGACCGTACTACGATTAACTCATGGGTGCGTAAATACGAAGCAGATGGGGTGGATGGTTTAAAGGAAGCGAGGACATGGAAGAAGTATTCCGGCGAACTGAAAAGGGAAGCTGTTGAATTTTATCTAAATGGAGAAGGCAGTCTGAGAATGACTTGTGAGAAGTTTAATATTTCATCTAATTCGGTTTTACGTCAATGGATAAACCAGTATACTAGTGGGAAAGAGATAAAATCTACTAGTAAAGGAAGAGAAACCATGACAAAAGGGCGTAAAACCACACTTCAAGAACGCATTGAAATTGTGCAATATACGATTGCGAACGAGCACAATTATCATGAGGCGGCTAAAAAGTATAACGTTTCTTATCAACAAGTATATAGCTGGCTGCGTAAATATGAAAAAGATGGGAAACAGGGTCTTCAGGATCGTCGTGGAAAAACACTAGAAACAAAGGCTAGCTTTACCGAAGAGGAGAAATTACAACTTCGTATTAAAGAATTGGAACACCGTAATCAGTATTTAGAGGCGGAGAATGGCTTATTAAAAAAGTTGAAGG GAAATCGAAAGGGGGATGGGACAGCGCGACTAGGTAAACATCTAGCTAAATTTCAAGCGATTCATGACTATCACAAGGAGACAACAATACCCATTCTATTACTCTGTGAAATTTTAGATGTATCCCGATCTGGATACTATAAATGGTTGAAACATGAACCTACAGAAGGACAAAGGGAAAATGAGTGGCTCATGAAAAAAGTGAAAGAGGAATTCAGAAAGTATAACGGTAACTTCGGCTATCGTCGAATAACTATGGTGATCAATCGCAAATATAAGAAACAATATGACGAGAAAAGAATTAGACGCTTAATGATTCAAATGGGCTTAAAATCGCATATTCGTCGCTCGAATGGCTATTCCACAAAGACAAGCTATATCAATATTGAAGAAAACATTTTGAATCGTGAATTTACTGCGGAGAATCCGAATGAGAAGTGGGTAACGGATATTACGCATCTGACGTATGGCTTTGGTAACAAGGCTTATTTAAGTGCTATTAAAGATCTTTATGACGGTTCGATTGTCGCCTATCAGGTTGGGCGCTATAATGACAATCCTTTGGTTATGAACACGCTAAAAGAAGCTATAAAGGCAAATCCCGATGCAGCCCCTTTAATTCACAGCGATCGTGGTTCACAATACACATCAAAGGAATATCGTTATCTTACGGCAGAAGCTGGGATGAAACGCAGTATGTCACGTGTAGGTAATTGTATTGATAACGCACCAATTGAAAGCTTCTTTGGTCATTTTAAATGTGAAATCTATGACTTAAAGAATTACAAGAACTTTGAGGAGCTAGAAAAAGATATTGATAAGTATATTACATTTTATAATGAGGAACGATACCAAAAGAGATTAAACAGCCTAGCACCATTAGAATACCGGCGCCAGGCTGTGGCATAA
- the speG gene encoding spermidine N1-acetyltransferase: MEHDLRLRPLEEEDLPFIHELVNDPIIMSYWFEEPYYSFARLKEMYEKHAQDEHLRRFIVESKGERIGLVDIAYIDYLVHRNAEFEIIISPKHQGNGYALPAAQLAMDYAFSTLNLHKLYLIVDKQNEKAIHIYKKLGFYVEADLKEEFFVNGRYHDVLRMCIFQRDYLNKL; the protein is encoded by the coding sequence GTGGAACATGATTTACGATTACGGCCTTTAGAGGAAGAGGATTTACCATTTATTCATGAATTGGTAAACGACCCAATTATTATGTCTTATTGGTTTGAAGAACCATACTACTCGTTTGCAAGATTAAAGGAAATGTATGAAAAACATGCACAGGATGAGCATTTACGGAGGTTTATAGTAGAAAGTAAAGGAGAAAGAATCGGCTTAGTAGATATTGCTTATATTGATTATCTTGTTCATAGAAACGCAGAGTTTGAAATTATAATTTCTCCAAAACATCAAGGTAATGGCTACGCTCTTCCAGCTGCTCAATTAGCAATGGACTATGCATTTTCAACATTAAACTTGCATAAATTATATCTCATTGTTGATAAACAAAATGAAAAAGCTATTCATATTTATAAAAAGCTAGGATTTTATGTAGAAGCGGATTTAAAAGAAGAATTTTTTGTAAATGGAAGGTATCACGATGTGTTACGTATGTGTATCTTCCAACGTGACTATTTAAACAAATTATAG
- a CDS encoding WD40/YVTN/BNR-like repeat-containing protein, whose amino-acid sequence MKAFLTSLSALMLVGLIIATIIYQQSNQTTLMMDTDETDHSEGGDPHENDNITDSLVTDQVVDHAIDNEKLFITYNKGENWIRVPIERDLLFAGDYNGRKDELIPQSYILTKERTVFLHPKGDKDVAITYSLNKGESWNTSIIVDNYGVIRFRKIAFLNDDFGYAILSGNRTMSQEYSSVHLTFDGGKSWKKTSSPNISRLIADGGFVDERTGFLSYGTINPQEPQLYVTKDAGQTWKQAKVYVPDTYTLHFVIAETPEKNGNELTMLVRQGPNGDYKGGNVKGKFKSMDGGETWEFVSEVDPVETE is encoded by the coding sequence ATGAAAGCGTTTTTGACCAGTTTGTCCGCTCTTATGTTGGTCGGTTTAATTATTGCTACAATTATTTATCAGCAAAGTAATCAAACCACTTTAATGATGGATACTGATGAAACAGATCATTCAGAAGGAGGTGATCCTCATGAAAATGATAATATAACGGATTCATTAGTCACAGATCAGGTTGTCGATCATGCTATTGACAATGAAAAACTGTTTATAACCTATAACAAAGGGGAGAATTGGATCCGTGTTCCGATAGAAAGAGATCTTTTGTTTGCTGGAGATTACAATGGAAGGAAGGATGAACTGATTCCGCAAAGTTACATACTTACTAAGGAGAGAACGGTATTTTTGCATCCGAAAGGAGACAAGGACGTCGCAATAACATACTCCTTAAACAAAGGGGAATCATGGAACACATCAATTATTGTTGATAATTATGGAGTTATTCGATTTCGGAAAATAGCATTTTTGAATGATGATTTTGGTTATGCCATTCTTTCAGGTAATCGAACTATGTCTCAGGAATATTCCAGTGTCCATCTTACTTTTGACGGCGGTAAAAGCTGGAAAAAAACATCAAGTCCTAATATTTCAAGGTTAATTGCAGATGGGGGCTTTGTTGATGAACGGACTGGCTTTTTGTCTTATGGTACTATTAACCCTCAAGAGCCGCAGCTTTATGTGACGAAGGATGCTGGGCAAACATGGAAACAAGCAAAAGTTTATGTGCCAGATACATACACACTTCATTTTGTAATTGCTGAAACTCCTGAAAAAAATGGTAATGAACTAACTATGCTAGTTAGGCAAGGGCCAAATGGGGATTATAAAGGTGGAAATGTAAAAGGTAAGTTTAAGTCAATGGACGGCGGAGAAACATGGGAGTTTGTATCGGAGGTGGATCCTGTTGAAACAGAGTAA
- a CDS encoding CPBP family intramembrane glutamic endopeptidase: MKKSAYIISVSSLICALLAFVEHGMDVNYVVKSLSKMTLFFLGMWLYARLFGDFRFRDVLTLDKMNRRDRLLLLFLGALSASVVLAAYLFLSPYFSVSQIKRDITGRLGISATGFIFVGIYITFINSLLEEYFFRGFIFFQLPRKIGYFFSPLLFATYHIPMIALWFSPSLIITCFVGLWGIAIVFHKVNERNQTIWFSWIIHVCADIMIIAIGITLFYF, from the coding sequence ATGAAAAAGTCAGCTTATATTATCAGTGTTTCTAGTCTAATATGTGCCTTACTTGCCTTTGTGGAGCATGGAATGGATGTTAATTATGTTGTTAAATCATTAAGCAAAATGACGTTGTTTTTTCTTGGAATGTGGTTATACGCTCGTCTATTTGGCGATTTTCGCTTTAGAGATGTTCTAACTTTAGATAAAATGAACCGAAGAGATCGGTTACTCTTACTTTTTCTTGGAGCATTATCTGCCTCCGTCGTTTTAGCTGCTTATTTGTTTCTATCTCCTTATTTCTCAGTTAGCCAAATCAAGCGAGATATAACTGGAAGATTAGGTATAAGCGCCACGGGGTTTATTTTCGTTGGCATCTATATTACTTTTATTAATTCTTTGTTAGAGGAGTACTTCTTTCGCGGGTTTATTTTCTTTCAATTACCCAGGAAAATCGGATACTTTTTTAGCCCTTTGCTATTTGCAACTTACCATATACCCATGATTGCCTTATGGTTTAGCCCTAGTTTAATTATCACTTGTTTTGTAGGACTTTGGGGGATCGCCATAGTTTTTCATAAGGTAAATGAGAGAAACCAGACAATTTGGTTTTCGTGGATCATCCATGTATGTGCCGATATTATGATTATTGCCATAGGTATAACGCTATTCTATTTTTAA
- the cysK gene encoding cysteine synthase A, with protein MRVVENISQLIGNTPMLKLNKLVPDHAADVYVKLEMYNPSRSVKDRAAYNMIKVAEEKGLLKPGDTIIEPTSGNTGIGLAMSAAAKGYKTIIVMPDNSTAERRNILKAYGAEVVLTPSEEKMPGAINKALELQKEHPGSFIPQQFENMANPDIHKTTTALEILEQMEGELDAFVCTAGTGGTVTGTGEVLKEKLPHIHIAVVEPKGSPVLSGGKPGKHKLVGTSPGFIPEILNTSIYDEIMQIADDDAVQLFKELGQKEGIFIGLSGAAAVYAAIQTAKRLGKGKKVVCIAPDSGERYLSMNLFAE; from the coding sequence ATGCGTGTAGTAGAAAATATTAGTCAATTAATTGGAAACACGCCAATGTTGAAATTAAACAAACTTGTTCCTGACCATGCTGCAGACGTATATGTGAAACTAGAGATGTATAATCCCAGTAGAAGTGTAAAAGATAGAGCCGCGTATAATATGATTAAAGTAGCGGAGGAAAAAGGATTATTGAAACCAGGTGATACTATTATTGAACCTACGAGTGGAAACACTGGCATTGGATTAGCAATGAGTGCGGCGGCAAAAGGGTATAAAACGATCATTGTCATGCCCGATAATAGTACTGCTGAACGAAGGAATATTCTTAAAGCTTATGGTGCAGAAGTTGTTTTAACGCCTAGTGAAGAAAAGATGCCTGGTGCAATAAACAAAGCGTTGGAGTTACAAAAAGAACATCCTGGAAGTTTTATTCCACAACAATTTGAAAATATGGCCAATCCGGATATTCACAAAACAACAACGGCTTTGGAAATACTTGAGCAAATGGAAGGTGAGCTAGATGCTTTTGTATGTACTGCAGGAACTGGAGGAACAGTAACTGGTACAGGTGAAGTATTAAAAGAAAAGCTTCCACACATCCATATCGCTGTAGTAGAACCAAAAGGATCTCCTGTTTTATCAGGAGGAAAGCCTGGTAAGCATAAGCTTGTCGGCACAAGCCCTGGTTTTATACCAGAGATTTTAAATACGTCTATTTACGATGAAATTATGCAAATTGCAGATGATGATGCAGTTCAATTGTTTAAAGAACTTGGACAAAAAGAAGGCATTTTTATTGGTCTATCAGGTGCTGCTGCGGTATATGCAGCTATCCAAACAGCTAAGCGTCTTGGAAAAGGAAAGAAAGTTGTTTGTATTGCTCCGGATTCTGGAGAACGCTATTTAAGCATGAATTTATTTGCGGAATAA